aataaaattgagaactgaaatggggaatgtgtcaaagcgacaacaacccgaccatagaacagacaacagccgaaggccaccaatgggtcttcaatgtagcgagaaactcctgcacccggaggcgtccttcagctggcccctaaacaaatatgtatccaagttcagtaataatggacgtcataccaaactccgaattatactggcacaagaaattaaaattaaaaatcatacaagactaacaaaggctagaggctccggacttgggacaggcgcatgttttttgagatctcaaccctcccctatccCTCTTGCCAATGTAGTCGACAATAACGATGTCATTACTGTACATGACTCTGTACACGTTTCCGCTATCTACGATACGGTAGTATCAAACGAATAGCTATGAGCTacatttatagattatcgttggttacATGTATCTCAACgagaaaagcaattgagttgagCTGACCGTAGtccaagattactctgacgtccaacggctgtttttgccagacaagctggggccgtgggacgtcagagctcgtcccatatcaaaaagtggatatttgcccacccaaaatagatacGCTGCTTCGTTGCTTCTGGTGCCGATTgagggccttggaattatataaatcgggcatcaatctgttcatttttcatttatctcttcatttatgtaagtttcacctacctgccaacctttatttttccatattttaagttttcacagagacccatcgatttctgcattttgactttcaaaagcgacgaagcagcgcatctattttgggtgggctaatatccactttttgatatgggacgagctctgacgtcccacggccccagcttgtctggcaaaacagccgttggacgtcagagtaatctcggactaagaTGACcgatgataatctgtttatcgctatttacCTATGATGACgttgtcaattttatttcaatttcgcaacgtttctagcgataattttccatctcttgaaagcgagtagcatgatatgaaaaattatcacaaagaaagatcaaaggaaaaatgcacaaaatagcaataatgCACTTTACTATCTATTTTTTCGTGAATATAATTTGGATTATATTCTAATTCGCCAGCTCAaacgaatataaattatttaataaataaaacaacacatacaTAGGATAAGTGTGCCTACAGCTAAAGCAGCCTTTAGTCCTACTTTTTTGTGCTTATTGATACAATATATTTCCAAAAATATCCCCccaaaaaatgataaattaagaTACGATTCCATTTGAGGTggacaaatatttaattttgcttTCAACATGCCTAAAATACGTCACTTCCGAAAAGTATAAAATTAAAACCTCGGTAAAATTTGACAGACTCGAATCTCCAGATAATGTAAATGGCACGTTCCAGAAATTTGGGTCCATTAGGTTTTACCGaacttaatattttatattcatcGGAAGTGACGTTCCTGTGTGTTCTGGGATATCAtgctgaaagaaaaataaatacgtGTCCACCTCAAATGGAATCGTATCtaaatttatcatttcttttggaTATGTCTGGAAATATTTTGTAGCAATAAGCACAAAAAAGGTAGGACTGTAACTACGTAAAAATTACTAGCTGGCAATATTATTTTCATGTCAAAATTAGGTCGCaaagtcccccccccccctaaaacaAATTGCCCCCAAAGGCCAGACGTAAAAAATGGCTTCGGCGTTATGACGTCGTAGGAAGGCATcccagaaaaagaaaataaaatagccttgccagacttcataattattactggtgcaaatgtacattgtttttttaacgttacacaactttttttttcatgaatatcCAATagttcatccactgtacaattttcgtttgaacatttgtcaaaacagattcttaaatcatgaatgtaaatccaaggcaaacaaagcaaattacgattaaaattccatgaattaaatgcagagttatttttaggaagagactgttaaaaattgggaacgaagaaacgtaaacaatgatgttgaTATGCAATCTTGTGAAactatttctccgatgagttggattaCCTTTctatccacttcgatatttgtacatgtaacgtttgatcagtaaaaaaaaaaattagaaaatctgCTATTGTATAATAGTAATGTAATTGGaacttattttttcttttaaattttgaagtgcccttactgcagtgacgtcatttagaactgttctacagtccggactgatttagtcagttctaccctACAAATGATCCTGATAGTTtaagacagttctaccctagaactgatttagtcagtacTACTTAGAATTGATTCTGACAGTTGTagctaggacaggttagaacagttctatgacagattattctgacagttctaatgagaggttagaagtgatctccactgcgagaacaaactataaaatcagtAGCCTAGgaaaagacttaactcatcagatggatacaattaGACATCCATAACAAAATGTGGACAAAAATAACatcacagagtggacgtggactggtacttatacatcccgacgaCATATTATTATTTGAATGTACTACATGCATGTATATTGGATATACGCAGAtaactagtacatgtataatagatGCCATCAAATCATATCCCATCATTAAATGTGTGTACAACATAAACAAATGTCCTCACTGTCAGTATTTTCAAATAGCCAGGCACtactgtatgtacatgtattataatatatgaaatcaaatcaaatgtCTTTATTCCTTATAAAAGGATCCACAGAGAGCATATCAATCAAATATACACTAAATTACAAAGTTAATGTGATACCTACACAAACGAACATACATAGTTAGGTATATGCATTAAAGGAGAGAGCCAGTacaaagagggataactctaTGTGTTCACTTTAACTTGTGTCTTGGACTAAAGACTGTACAGTATTAATAAAATATCCCAGTCGTTTTTTGGCATGATCCATATACTACCAGATCATCGCTGTAGCCTTGCTCGGGTCTCTTTATTCTGAATGATTTCCTTTGTTCTGTTACATTTTGGCGGCAATGTCAAATCCACAACAAAACTCAAGAATTTAGCATATAGACCCAAGAATTATACCCCTACAACATGACGACtggttaaaacttttaattaataTCTTAAAATATTGTGTACCAGATTGTATTTCGTTTTCGTTCATATTTTCCAGTTTCTATTCTAAACAGTGGCTGCTAAGCCTTAAGTTAAAGTGTTACAGTAGATGTATATCATTGCATGTTAATGTATGGTACTCATCATCGTCTTATGAAATTAAAGATCACTAGGTTAGAATTATAATGTTTCAGATCTACTAACTGCCTAAAAGATAATTTCTAATCAAGACTCAGTGATCAGGTAAGCTAAATTCGTAATGATTGTCACAAAAATGTTTACAGAATTATGTTTGGCTGCTTGGTATCACAGTGGCTTATCCATTCGTGACGCCTTCTGAAAATAGATTAAGTAAATACATTAATTTCATCCGTATCTTAAAAAGTTAAGAATTTGGTTATTAATTATCATTTAATGTAAGCttgaataattttaaagtaatgttAGTTTAGAAAAGGCATGAAGATAAGATAACTTTATAAAAGTTTGTTGTATCATTTTCTGTTTGATAGTCAGTATGTTTATATCCATTTCCGACTTAGTATCGTGATCAaaattttttttactagttttcTACCTTATtttaaataccattttttttataattttaatcaaattatatgAGGGTATAGTGTTCGCACTTTACCCTCAGgcgtcaaacagtcattttcaGTCACCATTAGATTTAAATTGGTTAAAATGTTAACGTGATCCATcacaaataattatcgttaccgttatttttgggaaaaaaataacgTGATTCGTAACGATCGTCTAAAAGGTACTGTGTATATTTTatcgtataaaattataatcctggtacttttgataactattatcgtCATGCACAcacaaaatatctttaaaatccTTTGACAAGAATTTTAACCGTTAttcgtaaaaaaaaacaactaacatTAGGACCCTCTAATAAATGTACATACCTTTACACCTAACATGCATCTCAAACAGCAAGTTTTATTTTCTGTAACAACATATCCTTGACGAGAGTATAAATTCAGCGCTCGATTTGTTGAAACAACCCACAGATACATAGTCTGCAATTGATTAAACAAAAGTATAAGCATTGATTAATTTaggaagcaaccacttaactatAAAAGAGGGTTTACGATTTTCTTGTCTGATTCTAAGCCGCATTTAAGAtgaaaaaatgatcagcaagataagacctaaaataagttaaatattaatatattaaacCAAAATCGTAAGACGACTCCTTATAGTAGTATAGACTCAAACACTGCAACTGATGTGTTACGATATTGTTTTACTCGAGACCGTTAGATCTAAACAACTAAAGCGCGAGGCTTACTGAcctatttaaataattaaaatttatctGATGAGATTTGAGAAATATATCGTAATACACGATTTATGATTGTAAAGctatttctctaatgatttttttaattttttgcagaAAGTTGTGTTATTTATTTGTAACGTCATCAGACGTGGTCTCCGTTTTACAAAGACTTCACAATAGAAAATTtagaagaaacaaaaacaatggtTAAATTTCGACCATTCAATTGCCGGGAACAGTTTTTTTCATCATTATTAGCAATCATTTTGGAGATGTGAAAACAGATACAACTAAAAGAGAATAATTGCTCTTACATAACAATctatatcatattattttcatttttgcctaATATATTCTTCAAATATACACAAGGCATAAATATCTACGCCTCGTTCACACGTAcctttaattcgaattgaattccaatcgaatgcgaatcgaattcgctaatcacgttcacacactcttcttttttaattcgaatcgaattcgaattggctaattctCATTAtccaatttacatttttaattttaatcaaattcaaatTGGCTAATTCGCGTTATCTAATTCCCATTAGGAATGAACTCAAAtgtaagggcagataattcagataaagttagttaatgcgaatcgaattcgaattacatGTGAACGCAGCATATGAATGTTTGCCCTTGCATTAAAGTTTTTACTATTTATGTCATGTTTGTCAATCATTTGATAgtcaaatatagaaataataataaacCAGAATGAATATGTTAAGTCACATCAACACTTACTTTACAATTATGATTTCTTTTTGCATCTGTTTCAACAACGTCCATAAGAACTTTCCCGATTCCTTTCCCTCTAAACTTGCCATCAACACATATACATTCAATATAGCAATATCCGACCGGAACATTTTTCTCTGTTGTTGCGCTATCTAAGCATAACAACCTAAAAAATGTTAATCAAGtacacataataaaaaaattaacattataccctttatagcttgctgttcggtgtgagccaaggctccgtgttgatgaccatactttgatctataatgatttactttaacaaattgggacttggatggagagttgtctcattggcacttatatcacatcttcttatatctaaatattacTCATTTGATAAAATTGTACGATCGTATGTTTACAACGAAGAGATCGTATGTATACGACTAAATACGTTGTACACATTTCCGTTTAGAACGTACATGTACGATTTATATAACTCCTAATaagtaatagttatcccatgagtACGCACAATGCAGATACCGCAACTtgtataaaaagaataataatgtAGTCTTCTCCAAAAAATAGTTGTATTGTAATGCAAATACAGAGCCACAcattaacattttaaagcatttcTAAAGTTGAGTATATTAGGTCAGACAATATAAGTGGTGTTTCATGTTTCTCAGTCTACCATGCATTCATTGCATTTCCCAACTCCTTACTTTAGAAATCTTTACTAAGATTTAAGTTGAGAAGTTGTTTCActcttttaaaatcatatttcagTATTCCAAATTATTTAACTGGAAGTAAGTGTATTAACATTTACTACTCATTGTTTAAAGTTGGtgctaactcgaataattcaatcCCTCTCCGTGTCCGATTTCTTTACATGTAGCCATcatagatcagcggaatataacgactgaattattcgggttaagaTGGTGCCAAACTTTCCCCCAAAATTTTTACATGCATATACATACAGATGTTTTTTCCATTAATATACTCTATACTGTAAACCCAATTGAGACCCTCATACTTGTGCTTGGTCTTGTACTTACCCACATAAATCACAGCAATCAAAATCTGGAACTACATCACTTGACCTTTcactgtaaaatataattaaCTAAAGGCAGTAAGAAACGTGTAATGagaattttaataataaagataataaattctttatttaaaaaaaaagataactcgATTTGAACTAGTCTAACGGACATATGTAAATGGATATATGTAAATGCATTGCCATTGGTCAGTTAAAATTTGTCGGGAAGTGGAACGGTCGTTAAACTGGCCGGGGTTCTAGGCTCGCTGTTCGACATTCTCGGTAGATA
This sequence is a window from Mytilus edulis chromosome 1, xbMytEdul2.2, whole genome shotgun sequence. Protein-coding genes within it:
- the LOC139489670 gene encoding uncharacterized protein isoform X2 produces the protein MAVVTQQPFYTVPPVEEVLYNNGPIKIRKMMDTHEDCSFYAHLSTEAFTDKIVHATKESSIPKVIEFTRVTSKGRPQELYDRIFVAEYDGVRAGLCSIAYHGDKEKFPERSSDVVPDFDCCDLCGLLCLDSATTEKNVPVGYCYIECICVDGKFRGKGIGKVLMDVVETDAKRNHNCKTMYLWVVSTNRALNLYSRQGYVVTENKTCCLRCMLGVKKASRMDKPL